One region of Zingiber officinale cultivar Zhangliang chromosome 7B, Zo_v1.1, whole genome shotgun sequence genomic DNA includes:
- the LOC122004876 gene encoding uncharacterized protein LOC122004876: MLPAPLEECSSLPLYNGLAVKFLDDDDDHLKCKYQLVYLLPISSTVSSTLYQLCLYDSAAGAWIVDDRQVDLGSPSLNLKNLVLFEGSVFVSSSSASRVAAIDTSTRLVNFLPAPDSVSQGDEINVAVWEEAGNRPWLCLVHYDRRSCKFTLWRWSNGSIWVKFNEVVVDRRRHGKAIKYFILQDGGAMNGMLLIFDGHSSSFAYSFKWQQFTKLSTKMRESYSRFITYTNSLRPC; this comes from the coding sequence ATGCTCCCTGCCCCGCTGGAAGAATGCTCCTCGCTGCCGCTGTACAATGGCTTGGCCGTGAAGTTcctcgacgacgacgacgaccacCTCAAGTGCAAATATCAACTCGTGTACCTACTGCCCATAAGTTCGACAGTATCGTCCACCCTGTACCAGCTCTGCCTCTACGACTCGGCCGCCGGAGCCTGGATCGTGGACGACCGGCAGGTCGACTTGGGATCGCCCTCCCTGAATCTGAAAAATCTAGTGTTGTTTGAGGGCTCCGTCTTCGTCTCCTCCAGCTCTGCATCCCGCGTCGCCGCCATCGACACCTCCACGAGGCTCGTCAACTTCTTGCCGGCGCCCGACTCCGTCTCGCAGGGGGACGAGATCAACGTGGCGGTTTGGGAGGAGGCGGGAAATAGACCGTGGTTGTGCCTGGTGCATTACGATAGACGCTCCTGCAAATTCACATTGTGGAGGTGGTCGAATGGATCGATATGGGTTAAGTTCAATGAGGTGGTAGTCGATCGCCGGCGACATGGAAAAGCAATAAAGTATTTCATCCTTCAGGACGGTGGAGCGATGAACGGAATGCTTCTAATTTTCGACGGCCACAGTAGTTCATTTGCTTACTCCTTCAAGTGGCAGCAGTTTACCAAGTTGAGTACGAAGATGAGAGAATCCTACAGCAGATTCATAACCTACACAAATTCTCTTCGGCCATGCTAA